A genome region from Arthrobacter sp. SLBN-100 includes the following:
- a CDS encoding DUF4166 domain-containing protein: MNIPIYQQALGADYVRLQPELQEYFALSPGSGQYGVGEGTFDVVGCRQDWLRPLLRLTAGEEAFFPEYGENIPFRIENHAHQDPFGRSSLTARREIRFPGRTRIFQDTTSETRRNGAPQLVDYVGRYRRLVTDLNLSVTAEGRLRGVSEASRLFLGPLRIPLPAILDAKAYAEQWWDPAEGSNGKHRIQVKVIQPQIGLVLVYAGSFDYRLRRYTGGSSAQSFLPRYAQPDRWENRV, translated from the coding sequence ATGAACATTCCCATTTACCAGCAGGCCCTCGGGGCGGACTACGTCCGGTTGCAGCCCGAACTGCAGGAGTACTTTGCGCTCTCGCCAGGCTCCGGCCAGTACGGTGTGGGCGAAGGGACCTTCGACGTGGTGGGCTGCCGGCAGGACTGGCTGCGTCCCCTGCTGCGGCTCACCGCCGGTGAGGAAGCGTTCTTTCCGGAGTACGGCGAGAACATCCCATTCCGGATTGAGAACCACGCACATCAGGATCCCTTTGGCCGCTCCAGCCTGACGGCCCGCCGCGAAATCCGGTTTCCCGGACGAACGCGGATCTTCCAGGACACCACCAGCGAGACCCGCCGGAACGGGGCACCCCAGCTGGTTGACTATGTCGGCCGGTACCGGCGCTTGGTCACGGACCTGAACCTGAGCGTCACAGCGGAGGGACGGCTGCGCGGGGTGTCCGAAGCCTCGAGGCTTTTTCTTGGCCCCCTCCGCATTCCCCTTCCCGCCATCCTGGATGCGAAGGCCTATGCGGAGCAGTGGTGGGACCCGGCCGAAGGAAGCAATGGCAAGCACCGCATCCAGGTCAAGGTGATCCAGCCCCAGATCGGCCTGGTCCTGGTCTACGCCGGCAGCTTTGACTACAGGCTGCGCCGCTACACCGGTGGAAGCTCCGCGCAGAGCTTCCTGCCGCGGTACGCGCAGCCGGACCGCTGGGAGAACCGGGTATGA
- a CDS encoding chorismate mutase — protein MTQHNLHAPDSDDYDPSASSLAGQVDKSVMAELLSIRSSIDNIDATLVYLLAERFKATQKVGFLKAAHRLPAGDPGREAAQIARLRRLAEDAHLDPAFAEKFLNFIIGEVIRHHEAIAEDHEAAAGQHPQASALA, from the coding sequence ATGACGCAGCACAACCTTCACGCTCCTGACTCCGACGACTACGATCCCTCAGCCAGCTCCTTGGCCGGCCAGGTGGACAAGTCGGTGATGGCTGAACTGCTGTCCATCCGTTCCAGCATCGATAACATCGACGCCACGCTGGTCTACCTCCTGGCCGAGCGCTTCAAGGCAACCCAGAAAGTGGGGTTCCTCAAGGCCGCCCACCGCCTCCCGGCCGGCGACCCCGGCCGCGAGGCGGCACAGATTGCCAGGCTCCGGAGGCTCGCGGAAGACGCACACCTGGACCCCGCCTTCGCGGAGAAGTTCCTGAATTTCATCATCGGTGAGGTCATCCGGCATCACGAGGCGATTGCCGAAGACCACGAGGCCGCGGCGGGACAGCACCCCCAGGCATCAGCTCTCGCGTGA
- a CDS encoding ABC transporter ATP-binding protein: MTVHIDPSAGHEAGAGHPVLDIDHLKVTFATDAGDVHAVKDVSLEVRKGEVLAIVGESGSGKTVTAKTILGLLPETATSSGTVLINGANVISVSASRLRQIRGRDVAMVFQEPSTALNPVFTVGWQIAEGIRAHAGSDGGRRVSAKEAKSRAIEALRKVGIPDPEHRVNYYPHQFSGGQKQRVVIAAALALNPGLIVADEPTTALDVTVQAEILELLRDLRDKYGTSIVLITHNMGVVADLADRVLVMYQGDVVEEAPARTLFAEPRQDYTRKLLAAVPHLGHNSASAGLTRRAHQEEEVLVEAKNLTIEYPGRLGTPAFKAVDGVSFTLSRGEVFGLVGESGSGKTTIGRAIAGLNRTTGGSLRVLGYEMRNLRERTFKPLRKDIGFVFQDPAASFNPQLTIGECIAEPMVVHTRPSPAQARKRVGELLESVQLPASYAGRYPHELSGGQRQRASLARALSLNPRLLIADEPTSALDVSVQAKVLELFRDIQQEFGFACLFISHDLAVVDILSQWVGVLYKGKLVEQGIGSQVMGNPQHDYTRRLIASVPVPDPQEQARRREENRALLGI; encoded by the coding sequence ATGACCGTCCATATCGATCCATCGGCGGGCCACGAGGCCGGCGCCGGCCATCCGGTCCTCGACATCGACCACCTCAAGGTCACTTTCGCCACCGACGCTGGTGATGTCCATGCCGTGAAGGATGTCAGCCTCGAAGTCAGGAAGGGCGAAGTGCTGGCGATTGTGGGGGAGTCGGGGTCTGGCAAAACGGTCACCGCCAAAACCATCCTGGGCCTGCTTCCCGAGACCGCCACCAGCTCGGGCACCGTGCTGATCAACGGGGCCAACGTGATCAGCGTCAGCGCCTCGCGCCTGCGCCAGATCCGCGGCCGCGACGTTGCCATGGTCTTCCAGGAACCGTCCACAGCACTGAACCCGGTGTTCACGGTGGGCTGGCAAATCGCCGAAGGCATCAGGGCCCACGCGGGCAGCGACGGCGGACGAAGGGTTTCCGCGAAGGAAGCGAAATCCCGCGCCATCGAAGCGCTGCGCAAAGTAGGCATCCCCGATCCCGAGCACCGCGTCAACTACTACCCCCACCAGTTCTCCGGGGGTCAGAAGCAACGGGTGGTCATCGCAGCGGCACTGGCACTGAACCCCGGCCTGATCGTGGCGGACGAACCTACCACGGCCCTGGATGTCACAGTCCAGGCCGAGATCCTCGAGTTGCTCCGGGACCTGCGCGACAAGTACGGCACGTCCATTGTGCTGATCACACACAACATGGGCGTGGTGGCAGACCTCGCCGACCGTGTGCTGGTGATGTACCAGGGCGACGTGGTTGAAGAAGCGCCGGCGCGGACGCTGTTTGCTGAACCCCGGCAGGACTACACACGGAAGCTCCTCGCCGCGGTGCCTCACCTGGGGCACAATTCTGCGTCCGCGGGACTGACCCGCCGGGCCCACCAGGAAGAGGAAGTACTGGTGGAAGCCAAAAACCTGACCATCGAGTACCCCGGCAGGCTGGGAACACCTGCATTCAAGGCCGTGGACGGGGTGAGTTTCACCCTGTCCCGGGGAGAGGTCTTCGGACTGGTGGGGGAATCCGGGTCCGGGAAGACCACCATCGGCCGGGCCATCGCCGGCCTGAACCGGACCACGGGCGGCAGCCTCCGGGTGCTGGGGTACGAAATGCGCAATTTGCGGGAGCGGACCTTCAAGCCGCTCCGGAAGGACATAGGCTTCGTTTTCCAGGACCCCGCCGCGTCCTTCAACCCGCAACTGACCATCGGGGAATGCATCGCCGAACCCATGGTGGTTCACACCAGGCCGAGCCCGGCGCAGGCGCGCAAACGCGTGGGTGAGCTGCTTGAGTCAGTCCAGCTGCCGGCGTCGTATGCGGGACGGTACCCGCACGAACTGTCCGGCGGGCAGCGCCAACGTGCCTCGTTGGCGCGGGCCCTGAGCCTTAATCCGCGGCTGCTGATAGCTGACGAGCCGACGTCGGCACTGGACGTTTCAGTGCAGGCGAAGGTTCTGGAGCTGTTCAGGGACATCCAGCAGGAGTTTGGCTTCGCCTGCCTGTTCATCAGCCACGACCTGGCGGTGGTGGACATCCTGTCCCAGTGGGTGGGCGTGCTGTACAAGGGCAAGCTGGTGGAACAGGGCATCGGCAGCCAGGTCATGGGAAACCCGCAGCACGACTACACGCGGCGGCTCATCGCATCCGTGCCGGTACCCGACCCGCAGGAACAGGCGAGGCGGCGGGAAGAAAACAGGGCACTGCTCGGTATTTGA
- a CDS encoding ABC transporter permease, with protein MKTEALPHPKKPLLDRLPVASHIRQSVGVQRTMLLIGVVLCVIFVVAAVFAPLLAPFGYSQISDDAGSFPAQAEPGGKHPWGTTVGGYDVLSRVIWGSQTAAAVLVAAVLMSIFLGVFLGLVSGYVGGWLDRVLVVIADAIYAFPTLLVAIVMSIAINRGQSGFWGGIIACGLAITAVFVPQYFRVIRAETIRLKAEPFVESAQVVGASSARIIGRHILANATRTLPLLFTLNASEAILTLAGLGFLGFGIEPSSAAEWGFDLNKALSDASSGIWWTGVFPGSAIVLTVVGLTLVGESINDLNDPRLRGRKRAGGSSPVGTAAIAEEVRNS; from the coding sequence ATGAAGACGGAGGCCCTGCCCCATCCCAAGAAGCCGTTGCTTGACCGCCTTCCGGTCGCATCCCACATCCGCCAAAGTGTCGGCGTGCAGCGCACGATGCTCCTCATCGGCGTCGTGCTTTGCGTCATCTTTGTGGTGGCCGCAGTTTTTGCGCCGCTGCTGGCGCCCTTTGGATACTCCCAGATATCCGATGACGCAGGCTCATTCCCGGCCCAGGCCGAACCCGGTGGCAAGCATCCATGGGGCACAACTGTTGGCGGCTACGACGTCCTGTCCCGCGTTATTTGGGGATCGCAGACGGCCGCGGCGGTGCTTGTGGCTGCCGTGTTGATGTCCATCTTCCTCGGGGTATTTCTCGGACTTGTCAGCGGCTACGTCGGCGGCTGGCTGGACCGGGTTCTGGTGGTGATCGCAGACGCGATTTACGCTTTTCCGACCCTCCTTGTGGCGATCGTTATGTCAATTGCGATAAACAGGGGCCAGTCCGGATTCTGGGGCGGAATCATCGCCTGCGGGTTAGCGATCACGGCAGTGTTTGTCCCACAGTATTTCCGGGTGATTCGTGCTGAAACAATCCGGCTCAAGGCTGAGCCGTTCGTTGAGTCGGCTCAGGTTGTTGGCGCATCGAGTGCAAGGATCATCGGCCGGCATATATTGGCCAATGCCACCAGGACCCTGCCTCTGCTCTTCACGCTCAACGCCTCCGAGGCCATCCTCACCTTGGCAGGCCTGGGCTTCCTGGGCTTTGGCATCGAGCCAAGCTCCGCAGCCGAATGGGGGTTTGATCTGAACAAGGCACTTTCCGATGCATCCTCCGGTATCTGGTGGACTGGCGTGTTCCCCGGCTCAGCCATCGTGCTGACGGTGGTGGGGCTGACCCTGGTGGGCGAGAGCATCAACGACCTGAACGATCCGCGGCTCCGGGGCCGTAAACGCGCCGGCGGCAGCTCCCCGGTGGGTACCGCGGCCATCGCAGAGGAAGTGAGGAACTCATGA
- a CDS encoding ABC transporter permease: MATMIDAPPPTVAPAKSKSAGGGLGRYILIRFLLIFPTIFILVTLVFFLMRITGDPITAAQGGRLPQEQIDALIHQAGYDRNLFIQYIEYLGNIATGNFGRTISDGRPVIEMLATFGAATLELSINALLVALLVGIPLGMFAAHKRDKVPDAFLRLFAILCYATPVFFAGLLLKLVFSVGLGWFPVAGRASTTTELAMGRLAAPTGIYWLDALRSSDLAAFGDIVHHAVLPAVALGLLTAGVFLRLVRTNVIGTLGKDYVEAGRSRGVSEYRLVTKHAYKPALIPIITVMGLQIALMLGGAVLTETTFEWKGLGYQLAQYLTARDFVAVQGIVMLLAVIVAVTNFVVDIAAALIDPRVRY, translated from the coding sequence ATGGCCACAATGATCGATGCGCCGCCGCCAACGGTTGCGCCCGCCAAATCAAAATCCGCGGGAGGTGGCCTTGGGAGATACATCCTGATCCGCTTCCTGCTCATTTTCCCGACGATCTTCATCCTCGTCACCCTGGTTTTCTTTCTCATGCGGATCACCGGTGATCCCATCACTGCAGCCCAGGGCGGACGCCTGCCGCAGGAGCAGATTGACGCGCTGATTCACCAGGCCGGATACGACCGGAACCTATTCATTCAGTACATCGAGTACCTCGGCAACATCGCCACGGGTAACTTTGGCAGGACCATTTCAGACGGGCGGCCCGTCATTGAGATGCTTGCTACTTTTGGCGCAGCCACGCTGGAATTGAGCATCAACGCCTTACTGGTGGCGCTGCTCGTGGGGATTCCACTTGGGATGTTCGCCGCCCACAAACGCGACAAGGTTCCGGACGCCTTCCTGCGCCTGTTCGCCATCCTCTGCTATGCCACCCCCGTCTTTTTTGCAGGTCTGCTGCTGAAGCTGGTTTTTTCTGTGGGCCTGGGCTGGTTCCCGGTTGCAGGCCGCGCTTCCACCACAACGGAACTGGCGATGGGCCGGCTGGCAGCACCCACTGGCATCTACTGGCTGGACGCCCTGCGGAGCAGTGATCTGGCGGCGTTTGGCGACATCGTCCATCACGCAGTCCTGCCCGCCGTCGCACTGGGTTTGCTGACAGCCGGCGTCTTCCTCCGCCTGGTCCGAACGAATGTGATCGGCACGCTGGGCAAGGATTATGTTGAGGCAGGCCGGTCCCGTGGAGTCAGCGAATACCGGCTTGTCACCAAGCACGCCTATAAACCGGCCCTGATCCCCATCATCACAGTCATGGGTTTGCAGATCGCCCTCATGCTCGGCGGTGCAGTGCTGACCGAGACCACTTTTGAGTGGAAAGGCCTCGGGTATCAACTGGCGCAGTACCTAACCGCACGGGACTTCGTGGCCGTCCAAGGCATCGTGATGCTGCTGGCTGTCATCGTGGCCGTCACCAATTTCGTGGTGGACATTGCCGCCGCCCTGATTGATCCGCGGGTGAGGTACTGA
- a CDS encoding ABC transporter substrate-binding protein, with protein sequence MTKSNTALRSAIALAGVSALALTACTGPSGGGSSTESANGSSSVIAYGTTDKVTALDPAGSYDNGSFMVMNQIYSFLMNSKPGGAEPVPDLAESGSFTKPTEFTVKMKSDLKWANGHVLDSKDVKFSFDRQIKIADPNGPASLLTNIESIATPDPTTVVFTLKQANDQTFSQILQSPAGPIVDDEVFPADKLLSDEEIVKAKPFYGQYVIDSYNKNTLVSLTAWPDYKGVLGKPANGGATIKYYTDQTNMKLEVKGGQIDVANRSLSATDIDDLKKDSNVKVNIGPGGEMRYIVFNFDTMPFGAKTPEADPKKALAVRQAVANLVDRQAISDQVYKGTYLPMWSNVPSGFLGANESFKQAYGDGTGKPSLDKAKTAMSDAGITSPVNIKLQYNPDHYGKSSGDEYAMVKDQLEKSGLFTVDLQSTEWVTYNAASKKDSYPVYQLGWFPDFSDPDNYLTPFFPKGGYINNHYSNPDVEALIGKQLVTADKSEREKTIQDIQNQLAKDISTLPLLQGAQVAVSGTRVNGVDSTLDASFKFRLGTVSK encoded by the coding sequence ATGACGAAGAGCAATACAGCTTTGCGGAGCGCAATCGCGCTCGCAGGCGTTTCCGCCCTCGCACTGACGGCCTGCACGGGCCCGTCAGGCGGCGGCAGCAGCACAGAATCGGCGAATGGAAGCAGCAGCGTCATTGCGTACGGCACCACCGACAAGGTCACGGCCCTGGACCCTGCGGGCTCGTACGACAACGGTTCGTTCATGGTGATGAACCAGATCTACTCTTTCCTGATGAATTCCAAGCCTGGTGGCGCGGAACCTGTGCCCGACCTGGCCGAATCGGGCTCCTTTACTAAACCCACGGAGTTCACGGTCAAGATGAAGAGCGACCTCAAATGGGCCAACGGACACGTACTGGACTCCAAAGACGTCAAGTTCTCGTTCGACCGCCAGATCAAGATTGCTGATCCCAACGGCCCCGCATCACTGCTGACCAACATCGAGTCCATCGCCACGCCGGATCCCACCACAGTGGTATTCACGCTCAAGCAGGCCAATGATCAAACGTTCTCGCAGATCCTGCAGAGTCCCGCCGGGCCTATCGTGGACGACGAAGTCTTCCCGGCGGACAAACTCCTCAGTGACGAGGAAATTGTCAAGGCCAAGCCGTTCTACGGCCAGTACGTCATCGACTCCTACAACAAGAACACGCTGGTCAGCCTGACGGCTTGGCCCGATTACAAAGGTGTCCTGGGCAAGCCAGCCAACGGCGGGGCCACCATCAAGTACTACACGGACCAGACCAACATGAAGTTGGAGGTCAAGGGTGGGCAAATCGACGTAGCCAACCGCAGCCTCAGCGCCACAGATATCGATGACCTCAAAAAAGACTCCAACGTCAAGGTCAACATCGGCCCCGGTGGCGAGATGCGCTACATCGTCTTCAACTTCGACACGATGCCGTTCGGCGCGAAGACTCCCGAAGCAGATCCAAAAAAGGCGCTGGCAGTTCGTCAAGCCGTAGCAAACCTGGTGGACCGCCAGGCCATTTCTGACCAGGTATACAAGGGCACCTACCTGCCCATGTGGTCCAACGTTCCCTCCGGCTTCCTTGGTGCCAACGAGTCCTTCAAGCAGGCTTACGGGGACGGTACCGGCAAGCCCAGCCTGGACAAGGCCAAGACCGCCATGTCCGACGCCGGAATCACCAGCCCGGTTAACATCAAGCTGCAATACAACCCGGACCACTACGGCAAGTCCTCAGGTGACGAGTACGCCATGGTCAAGGACCAGTTGGAGAAGAGCGGCCTCTTCACAGTAGATCTGCAGTCCACGGAGTGGGTCACCTACAACGCCGCGTCGAAGAAGGACAGCTACCCCGTCTACCAGCTCGGCTGGTTCCCGGACTTCAGCGACCCGGACAACTACCTGACGCCGTTCTTCCCCAAGGGCGGTTACATCAACAACCACTACTCCAACCCGGACGTTGAAGCATTGATTGGCAAGCAGCTTGTCACCGCGGACAAGTCCGAGCGTGAGAAGACCATCCAGGACATCCAGAACCAGTTGGCCAAGGATATCTCCACCCTGCCGCTGCTTCAGGGCGCGCAGGTTGCCGTTTCAGGGACCAGGGTTAACGGCGTGGATTCCACGTTGGACGCATCCTTCAAGTTCCGGCTAGGCACCGTTTCCAAGTAA
- the mnmA gene encoding tRNA 2-thiouridine(34) synthase MnmA, which produces MRVLAAMSGGVDSAVAAARAVEAGHDVVGVHLALSRMPGTLRTGSRGCCTIEDSRDAWRACDVLGIPYYVWDFSERFKEDVVQDFIDEYAAGRTPNPCMRCNERIKFAALLEKAIALGFDAVCTGHYAKVIEDADGNRELHRAADWAKDQSYVLGVLTHEQLKHSMFPLADTPSKAEVRAEAERRGLSVANKPDSHDICFIPDGDTAGWLAEKIDMATGDIVDETGAKVGEHPGANAFTVGQRRGLKLGTPAADGKPRFVLEIRPKENKVVVGPEALLAIDEIRGIKVSWAGLPIAEVDTGEEFDCYAQVRAHGDPVPATARMERGEPDNGQLVVTLTSPLRGVAPGQTVVLYQGSRVLGQATIDAARSLQRAAL; this is translated from the coding sequence ATGCGAGTTCTAGCAGCCATGAGCGGCGGCGTTGATTCCGCCGTTGCCGCCGCCCGCGCCGTCGAGGCGGGGCACGACGTCGTCGGCGTCCATTTGGCGCTGTCCCGCATGCCCGGCACCCTCCGCACGGGAAGCCGCGGCTGCTGCACCATCGAAGACTCCCGTGACGCCTGGCGCGCCTGCGACGTCCTGGGGATTCCTTACTATGTGTGGGACTTCTCCGAACGCTTCAAGGAAGACGTCGTCCAGGACTTCATCGACGAATACGCCGCCGGCCGCACGCCCAACCCATGCATGCGCTGCAACGAGCGGATCAAGTTCGCCGCATTGCTGGAAAAGGCCATCGCCCTGGGCTTCGATGCCGTCTGCACCGGGCATTATGCCAAGGTCATCGAGGACGCGGACGGCAACCGCGAACTCCACCGGGCCGCCGACTGGGCTAAGGACCAAAGCTACGTCCTGGGCGTCCTGACCCACGAGCAGCTCAAGCACTCCATGTTCCCGCTCGCTGACACGCCCTCCAAGGCAGAAGTTCGTGCCGAAGCTGAGCGGCGCGGCCTGTCCGTGGCCAACAAGCCCGACAGCCACGACATCTGCTTCATCCCGGATGGCGACACCGCAGGCTGGCTCGCGGAGAAAATCGACATGGCCACCGGCGACATCGTGGACGAAACCGGCGCGAAGGTGGGGGAGCACCCGGGCGCCAACGCTTTCACCGTGGGCCAGCGACGCGGGCTGAAGCTCGGCACGCCGGCTGCAGACGGGAAGCCGCGCTTCGTCCTGGAAATCCGGCCCAAGGAGAACAAGGTGGTAGTGGGTCCGGAGGCGCTCCTGGCCATCGACGAAATCCGGGGCATCAAGGTGTCCTGGGCGGGACTGCCCATCGCCGAAGTGGACACCGGCGAGGAGTTCGACTGCTACGCGCAGGTCCGTGCGCACGGCGACCCCGTTCCCGCGACGGCACGGATGGAACGCGGCGAACCGGACAACGGCCAGCTGGTGGTCACGCTGACCAGCCCGCTGCGCGGCGTCGCACCCGGGCAGACCGTTGTCCTCTACCAGGGCAGCAGGGTCCTGGGCCAGGCAACCATCGATGCCGCCCGCTCCCTGCAGCGCGCAGCGCTCTAG
- a CDS encoding cysteine desulfurase family protein, whose translation MPVYLDHAATTPLSPEALAALTRELARTGNPSSLHGSGRRARRAVEDAREAIAAAAGAHPSEVIFTSGGTESDNLAVKGLYWSRVGEKPARRRILCSAVEHHAVMDTVEWLERHEGADVTWLPVDRDGVVDLAVLEAELARDPGSIALVTVMWANNEVGTIQPIHRVVELSHAAGVPVHSDAVQAFGSVPVDFKASGLDAMSISGHKIGGPVGVGALLLGRSVKLTPVQHGGGQERDVRSGTLDTASIAAFAAAAESATANLATESARISALRDRLIDGVRERVPEAVLRGAPGNGRLPGNAHFTFPGCEGDSLLFLLDLAGVESSTGSACTAGVPRPSHVLLAMGLDEETARGAQRFTLGHSSRDEDVDALLAALPSAYARARQAGMAGHESSIQTAGTVARQGLGGR comes from the coding sequence GTGCCCGTTTACCTCGATCATGCTGCCACCACACCTCTTTCTCCGGAAGCCCTGGCTGCCTTGACGCGTGAACTTGCCCGCACCGGCAACCCCTCATCCCTGCACGGCTCCGGCCGCCGGGCCCGGCGGGCGGTGGAAGACGCCCGCGAGGCCATTGCTGCAGCGGCCGGTGCGCACCCCTCAGAAGTGATCTTTACGTCCGGCGGCACTGAATCGGACAACCTCGCGGTGAAGGGGCTGTACTGGTCCCGCGTGGGCGAAAAGCCGGCGCGGCGGCGCATCCTGTGTTCCGCCGTCGAACACCATGCAGTGATGGACACGGTGGAGTGGCTGGAGCGGCACGAAGGTGCTGACGTCACCTGGCTTCCGGTGGACCGTGATGGGGTAGTGGATCTGGCAGTCCTGGAAGCTGAACTTGCCCGTGACCCGGGCTCGATCGCGTTGGTCACCGTGATGTGGGCCAACAATGAAGTGGGGACCATTCAACCCATCCACCGCGTGGTGGAACTTTCGCACGCGGCTGGCGTTCCCGTCCACTCGGACGCTGTGCAGGCCTTCGGCTCCGTGCCGGTGGACTTCAAGGCGTCTGGACTGGACGCCATGTCCATCTCCGGGCACAAAATTGGCGGACCCGTGGGAGTGGGTGCCCTGCTGCTGGGGAGGTCAGTCAAACTCACCCCGGTCCAGCATGGCGGCGGGCAGGAGCGCGATGTCCGCTCCGGCACCCTGGACACCGCCTCGATCGCCGCTTTTGCTGCAGCCGCGGAGAGTGCAACTGCCAACCTTGCCACGGAATCTGCCCGGATCTCCGCCCTCCGCGACCGGCTGATCGACGGCGTCCGGGAGCGGGTGCCCGAAGCCGTCCTGCGGGGCGCACCCGGGAACGGCCGGCTCCCCGGCAACGCGCATTTCACCTTCCCCGGCTGCGAGGGGGACTCCCTGCTCTTCCTGCTGGACCTTGCAGGCGTGGAATCGTCCACGGGGTCAGCCTGTACCGCAGGTGTGCCCCGGCCCTCCCACGTGCTGCTTGCCATGGGGCTGGATGAGGAAACAGCGCGTGGCGCCCAGCGCTTCACGCTGGGGCACTCCTCGAGGGATGAGGACGTGGATGCGCTGCTGGCCGCCCTTCCGAGCGCGTATGCCAGGGCCCGTCAGGCTGGAATGGCCGGCCATGAGTCTTCCATCCAGACCGCCGGCACCGTGGCGCGGCAGGGTTTGGGCGGCCGCTGA
- a CDS encoding helix-turn-helix transcriptional regulator, translating into MARLPWANRMAALASLGDEKRRQLFELVVSSPGAVGRDDVAQRAGIPRSTVSFHLDRLVQDGLLAVEFHKPPGKTGPGSGRPAKMYRPVAGEIGASVPDRNYDLAGELMAAAIEKSTAAGEPIDETLPAESWRLGRAMAEGAATIEDFLLQTGYRPEPDGDGGFLLPNCPFHRLSDKHPGVVCTMNGAFLQGAAARLDASGGRVVPADVPGHCCARITPPH; encoded by the coding sequence ATGGCCAGACTTCCCTGGGCGAACCGCATGGCGGCGCTCGCCTCCCTCGGCGATGAAAAGCGCCGCCAGCTGTTTGAACTCGTGGTCTCTTCGCCCGGCGCGGTGGGCCGTGACGACGTTGCGCAGCGCGCCGGAATTCCCCGCAGTACCGTTTCCTTCCACCTGGACCGCTTGGTGCAGGACGGCCTGCTGGCGGTCGAGTTCCACAAGCCGCCAGGGAAAACGGGCCCCGGTTCGGGGCGTCCAGCCAAGATGTACCGTCCTGTCGCCGGTGAAATCGGGGCCTCTGTGCCAGACCGGAACTACGACCTTGCCGGGGAACTGATGGCCGCCGCCATCGAAAAATCCACAGCCGCGGGGGAACCCATTGACGAAACGCTGCCCGCGGAGTCGTGGCGGTTGGGAAGGGCCATGGCGGAGGGGGCTGCAACCATCGAGGACTTCCTGCTCCAGACGGGGTACCGGCCCGAACCGGACGGCGATGGCGGTTTCCTCCTGCCAAACTGCCCTTTCCACCGCCTTTCGGACAAACATCCGGGGGTGGTGTGCACCATGAACGGGGCGTTCCTGCAGGGGGCGGCAGCCCGCTTGGACGCGTCCGGCGGCAGGGTGGTGCCCGCCGATGTGCCCGGCCATTGCTGCGCAAGGATCACGCCGCCCCACTGA
- a CDS encoding J domain-containing protein yields the protein MTESNSHYQVLRVAVTATQKEIKVAYRRAARLAHPDHGGDPAAFRRVTSAYETLIDPQRRKAYDRSYAAGTADKPDAEPHFDAPPAGSRASATVHRTGGTRNTAGDPPVYVPPYSSGADGGVPLIPLAQASQQVHGMPRKRGIFGAEARIQREMRTVQLLTRQVLPAIPAARLINGLQSPADNSHIDHAVLSGYRLALIGSMLLPKGAYAWDGRTLNHGGRSIAPPQLAHIVRAMQDIFPELNVTGWTVVQSPHGNLHEPVIDDHRRSSGGLETVRIVNAAGMVRGIKEFLASGPAPNTVNVPVLARLLRGMH from the coding sequence TTGACCGAGAGCAACTCCCATTACCAGGTGCTTCGCGTGGCAGTCACCGCCACCCAGAAGGAAATTAAGGTGGCCTATCGGCGCGCCGCCCGCCTGGCCCACCCCGACCATGGTGGGGATCCTGCCGCATTCCGCCGGGTGACCAGCGCCTATGAAACCCTGATCGACCCGCAGCGCAGGAAAGCGTACGACCGCTCCTACGCCGCAGGCACCGCCGACAAGCCCGATGCCGAACCACACTTTGATGCACCACCGGCGGGCAGCAGGGCTTCGGCCACCGTGCACAGGACCGGCGGCACCCGGAACACTGCCGGTGACCCGCCTGTCTACGTTCCGCCTTACAGTTCCGGAGCGGACGGCGGCGTTCCCCTGATTCCGTTGGCGCAGGCCAGCCAGCAGGTGCACGGCATGCCGCGGAAACGCGGCATTTTCGGGGCCGAAGCAAGGATCCAGCGCGAGATGCGCACAGTCCAGCTCCTGACCCGGCAGGTACTGCCGGCCATTCCGGCGGCGCGCCTGATCAACGGACTCCAGTCACCGGCGGACAACAGCCACATTGACCATGCGGTGCTGTCCGGATACCGGCTGGCGCTCATCGGCTCGATGCTGCTGCCGAAGGGTGCCTATGCATGGGACGGCAGGACCCTGAACCACGGAGGCCGTTCCATTGCCCCGCCGCAGCTGGCGCACATCGTCCGCGCCATGCAGGACATCTTCCCCGAATTGAACGTTACGGGCTGGACAGTGGTGCAGAGCCCGCACGGCAACCTGCACGAGCCGGTGATCGACGACCATCGCCGGTCTTCCGGCGGACTGGAGACCGTCCGGATCGTCAACGCCGCGGGGATGGTGCGGGGTATCAAGGAGTTCCTGGCGTCGGGGCCGGCCCCCAACACCGTCAACGTGCCGGTACTGGCCCGGTTGCTGCGCGGCATGCACTGA